The following proteins are encoded in a genomic region of Vicinamibacterales bacterium:
- a CDS encoding PQQ-binding-like beta-propeller repeat protein produces MASAVTAALVAAAPASAQAPSLTTGDLRHPQGTNAGIFAFTSRCASCHDTGKDGAPDRYTLNRRTPEDVLARIATGDHAQYVKGLSEWQTKVMAVYVGGRPLGAADAGDASRMPNRCTAAPAFRPFAGSEWNGWGGDAANTRFQQNPGLSAEDVPTLTLKWAFGFPMGNSSYGQPAVVGGRVFVGSDTGFVYSLDAKSGCVHWSFRAAAGVRTAPTLGTGTDQHRVLVYFGDIKANVYAVDAETGAEVWKDRLDTHPVARVTGAPTLAAGRLYVPLSSLEESGAGNPSYPCCTFRGGVAAYDALTGRRIWKSYTVADEPKKTEVTSKGTQLWAPAGAGVWSSPTVDLQRKAVYVATGNGYTEPADPASDAVIAYDLDTGRRLWVRQVMALDHYVRDCPGVYRPNVPTENKSETCPDDLGPDFDFGNAPILRTAPGGKGVIVIGQKSGHAWGLDPDKAGAIVWSRQLGLGWENGGGGMMWGSAADGRLAYFPVTRGGNGLGLAAVGLGSGEIAWRASPPEGGAAPVTVMPGAVFMGASTGTVYAYSTATGKALWSFDTNRTFDTVNKVDAKGGGINAAGPVVAGGMVFVSSGYSDLGGGNRGNVLLAFGRP; encoded by the coding sequence ATGGCCTCGGCCGTGACGGCCGCGCTAGTGGCGGCGGCGCCCGCGAGCGCGCAGGCGCCGTCGCTGACGACGGGCGATCTCCGGCATCCCCAGGGCACCAACGCCGGCATCTTCGCCTTCACGAGCCGCTGCGCCTCGTGTCACGACACGGGCAAGGACGGCGCGCCCGACCGCTACACGCTGAACCGCCGGACGCCGGAAGACGTGCTGGCCCGGATCGCGACCGGCGATCACGCCCAGTACGTGAAGGGCCTCAGCGAGTGGCAGACGAAGGTGATGGCGGTCTACGTCGGTGGACGGCCGCTCGGCGCGGCCGACGCCGGCGACGCGTCGAGGATGCCGAACCGATGCACGGCCGCGCCGGCGTTCCGTCCGTTCGCCGGATCGGAGTGGAACGGCTGGGGCGGCGACGCCGCCAACACCCGTTTCCAGCAGAATCCAGGGCTGTCGGCGGAGGACGTCCCGACGCTCACGCTCAAGTGGGCGTTCGGCTTCCCGATGGGCAACTCGTCCTACGGCCAGCCGGCTGTCGTGGGCGGGCGCGTGTTCGTCGGTTCGGACACGGGGTTCGTGTACTCGCTCGACGCGAAGAGCGGCTGCGTCCACTGGTCGTTCCGGGCGGCCGCCGGCGTGCGCACGGCGCCGACGCTCGGCACGGGCACGGATCAGCACCGCGTGCTCGTCTACTTCGGCGACATCAAGGCCAACGTGTACGCCGTGGACGCCGAGACCGGCGCCGAGGTGTGGAAGGACCGTCTCGACACGCACCCGGTGGCCCGCGTCACCGGCGCGCCGACGCTGGCGGCCGGCCGCCTCTACGTGCCGTTGTCGTCGCTCGAGGAATCCGGCGCCGGCAATCCGAGCTATCCGTGCTGCACGTTCCGGGGCGGCGTCGCCGCGTACGACGCGCTCACCGGCCGCCGGATCTGGAAGTCGTACACCGTGGCGGACGAGCCGAAGAAGACGGAGGTCACGTCGAAGGGGACCCAACTCTGGGCCCCGGCCGGCGCGGGGGTGTGGTCGTCGCCCACCGTGGACCTCCAGCGCAAGGCCGTGTACGTCGCGACCGGCAACGGCTACACCGAACCGGCGGACCCGGCCTCCGACGCCGTCATCGCCTACGACCTCGACACCGGCAGGCGCCTGTGGGTACGCCAGGTGATGGCGCTCGATCACTACGTGCGCGACTGTCCCGGCGTCTACCGGCCCAACGTGCCCACCGAGAACAAGTCCGAGACGTGCCCGGACGACCTCGGGCCCGATTTCGACTTCGGCAACGCGCCCATCCTCAGGACCGCGCCCGGCGGGAAGGGCGTGATCGTCATCGGCCAGAAAAGCGGTCACGCGTGGGGGCTCGATCCGGACAAGGCGGGCGCCATCGTGTGGAGCCGCCAGCTCGGGCTCGGCTGGGAGAACGGGGGCGGCGGCATGATGTGGGGCTCGGCCGCCGACGGCCGGCTGGCGTACTTCCCGGTGACGCGCGGCGGCAACGGCCTGGGCCTCGCCGCCGTCGGGCTGGGGAGCGGCGAGATCGCCTGGCGGGCCTCGCCGCCGGAGGGCGGGGCGGCCCCCGTCACCGTGATGCCGGGCGCCGTCTTCATGGGCGCCAGCACCGGCACCGTCTACGCGTACTCGACCGCCACGGGGAAGGCCCTGTGGTCGTTCGACACGAACCGGACCTTCGACACCGTGAACAAGGTGGACGCGAAGGGCGGCGGCATCAACGCCGCCGGGCCCGTCGTGGCCGGCGGCATGGTGTTCGTCTCGTCCGGCTACTCGGACCTCGGCGGCGGCAACCGCGGCAACGTGCTGCTGGCATTCGGGCGTCCCTAG
- a CDS encoding pyrroloquinoline quinone-dependent dehydrogenase: MTRHHLRASSILAVCLCWAPVLAQRGGVPRDWPVYGGDAGGQKYSPLTAITRDNVSRLVTAWEWKTGETALEAHGTFPGAFQATPLMIDDVLYVSTPYNRAVALEAATGKALWAFDPKAYQEGQPASGQGFVHRGLAAWRDKGALRLFLNSRTRLYSLDAKTGQPVASFGQGGSIDLSAGLIWDINKAHYAQTSPPVVYKDLVIVGNGVGDRLTYRNDPPGDVRAYNARTGALVWTFHPIPQPGEFGHETWKDGAWKFTGHTNVWAPMTLDAERGLLYMPVSTPSNDYYGARRKGSNLFAESLVCLDAATGVRKWHFQIVHHGLWDYDPASPPNLVTITVGGRRIDAVVQLTKQGFAFVFDRVTGRPVWPIEERPVPQSDVPGEESSPTQPFPTRPPAFVEQGVTLDDAFDLTPELKARAQEEMKKFRLGPVYTPPSMEGTFVRPGVWGGANWGGGAFDPASGVLFLKVTNQGQISRIQKRDPDAPTNRPGEVDADYTNRGLPGWFMDGLPLTKPPYARVVALDLNAGTIKWQVPFGDHPALREILTKLGVTPPAVLGAPGPPGPLVTRSGLLFIGGGDRAFHALDTRDGKDLWSTPTLETTATPMTYATADGRQFVVVATGRGPNATLVAFSLPS, from the coding sequence GTGACTCGACACCATCTCCGTGCCTCATCGATCCTGGCCGTCTGCCTGTGCTGGGCGCCCGTCCTCGCGCAGCGCGGCGGCGTGCCGCGGGACTGGCCCGTCTACGGCGGCGACGCCGGCGGGCAGAAGTACTCGCCGCTCACCGCCATCACGCGCGACAACGTCTCGCGCCTCGTGACCGCGTGGGAATGGAAGACGGGCGAGACGGCACTCGAGGCGCACGGCACGTTCCCTGGCGCGTTCCAGGCCACGCCGCTCATGATCGACGACGTGCTGTACGTGAGCACGCCCTACAACCGGGCCGTGGCGCTCGAGGCGGCGACCGGCAAGGCGCTCTGGGCCTTCGATCCCAAGGCCTACCAGGAAGGCCAGCCGGCCAGCGGGCAGGGCTTCGTCCACCGCGGGCTCGCCGCCTGGCGCGACAAGGGCGCGCTGCGCCTCTTCCTCAACTCGCGCACCCGCCTCTACTCCCTGGACGCGAAGACGGGCCAGCCGGTCGCGAGCTTCGGGCAGGGCGGCTCGATCGACCTGAGCGCCGGGCTCATCTGGGACATCAACAAGGCCCATTACGCGCAGACCTCGCCCCCCGTCGTCTACAAGGACCTCGTCATCGTCGGCAACGGCGTCGGCGATCGCCTGACGTACCGGAACGACCCGCCCGGCGACGTGCGCGCGTACAACGCGAGGACGGGCGCGCTCGTCTGGACCTTCCATCCCATTCCGCAGCCGGGCGAATTCGGCCACGAGACGTGGAAGGACGGCGCCTGGAAGTTCACGGGCCACACGAACGTGTGGGCCCCGATGACGCTCGACGCCGAGCGGGGCCTGCTCTACATGCCCGTGAGCACGCCGAGCAACGACTACTACGGCGCCCGGCGCAAGGGCTCGAACCTGTTCGCCGAGTCGCTGGTCTGCCTCGACGCCGCCACCGGCGTGCGCAAGTGGCACTTCCAGATCGTCCATCACGGGCTGTGGGACTACGACCCGGCCTCGCCGCCCAACCTCGTGACGATCACGGTGGGCGGCCGCCGGATCGACGCGGTAGTGCAGCTCACCAAGCAGGGCTTCGCGTTCGTGTTCGATCGCGTCACCGGCCGGCCCGTGTGGCCCATCGAGGAGCGGCCCGTCCCGCAAAGCGACGTGCCCGGCGAGGAGAGCTCGCCGACGCAGCCCTTCCCCACCCGTCCGCCCGCGTTCGTCGAACAGGGCGTGACGCTGGACGACGCGTTCGATCTCACCCCCGAGCTCAAGGCCAGGGCGCAGGAGGAGATGAAGAAGTTCCGCCTCGGCCCGGTCTACACGCCGCCGTCGATGGAGGGCACGTTCGTGAGGCCGGGCGTGTGGGGGGGCGCCAACTGGGGCGGCGGGGCCTTCGATCCGGCGTCGGGCGTCCTGTTCCTGAAGGTGACCAACCAGGGCCAGATCTCGCGCATCCAGAAGCGGGATCCCGACGCGCCGACCAACCGCCCCGGCGAGGTGGACGCCGACTACACGAACCGCGGCCTGCCCGGCTGGTTCATGGACGGCCTGCCGCTCACCAAGCCCCCGTACGCGCGTGTCGTGGCCCTCGACCTCAATGCCGGGACGATCAAGTGGCAGGTGCCGTTCGGGGATCACCCGGCCCTGCGCGAGATCCTGACGAAGCTCGGCGTCACGCCGCCCGCGGTGCTCGGCGCGCCGGGACCACCCGGGCCGCTCGTGACCAGGAGCGGCCTGCTGTTCATCGGCGGCGGCGACCGCGCCTTCCACGCGCTGGACACGCGAGACGGGAAGGATCTGTGGTCCACGCCGACGCTCGAGACCACGGCGACGCCCATGACCTACGCGACCGCCGACGGCAGGCAGTTCGTGGTGGTGGCGACGGGCCGGGGACCCAACGCCACCCTGGTGGCCTTCAGCCTGCCGTCCTGA
- a CDS encoding phage tail protein produces MTPADPRARPVTGANFLVSIGEADPAGPDAGFCDVVFPVFAAVDPARPDTGAGLPPSRLTLRRAATGRLDLYEWWSHTRGTKGERRTVTVQLLDEDHRGVVMAWRFHGAYPVTLAYSPLHAMAPGLVTETVELAFDRVEVLSPA; encoded by the coding sequence GTGACCCCGGCCGATCCGCGCGCCCGGCCCGTGACCGGCGCCAACTTCCTCGTGTCGATCGGCGAGGCCGATCCCGCCGGGCCCGACGCGGGCTTCTGTGACGTCGTGTTCCCGGTGTTCGCGGCGGTCGATCCGGCGCGGCCGGACACGGGCGCGGGCCTGCCGCCGTCCAGGCTGACGCTCCGACGGGCGGCCACCGGGCGCCTGGACCTCTACGAGTGGTGGAGCCACACCCGCGGGACGAAGGGCGAGCGGCGCACCGTCACGGTGCAGCTCCTGGACGAGGACCACCGCGGCGTCGTGATGGCGTGGCGCTTCCACGGCGCCTACCCGGTGACGCTGGCCTACTCGCCGCTCCACGCCATGGCGCCGGGCCTCGTCACCGAGACGGTCGAGCTCGCGTTCGACCGGGTCGAGGTGCTGTCACCGGCCTGA
- a CDS encoding phage tail protein: MAVRRDTPYPQFNFLVNLGSGETDGPEAGFQEVSGIGMTLDVIEYRNGNDRENAVRKIPGLARYPNVTMKRGLIGSLALYQWIDQIRNGDAAAARTVTVELLSEDRTPVQTWKLVRARIVKHVSGPFHGKGTDVAIEELVLAYERLELE; this comes from the coding sequence ATGGCCGTCAGACGCGACACCCCGTATCCGCAGTTCAACTTCCTCGTGAACCTCGGCAGCGGCGAGACCGACGGCCCGGAGGCGGGCTTCCAGGAGGTCAGCGGCATCGGGATGACCCTGGACGTCATCGAGTATCGCAACGGCAACGACCGCGAGAACGCCGTGCGCAAGATCCCGGGGCTGGCGCGCTATCCGAACGTCACGATGAAGCGGGGCCTCATCGGCTCCCTGGCGCTGTACCAGTGGATCGACCAGATCCGGAACGGCGACGCCGCGGCGGCGCGGACGGTCACCGTCGAGCTCCTGAGCGAGGACCGCACGCCCGTGCAGACCTGGAAGCTCGTCCGCGCGCGCATCGTCAAGCACGTGTCCGGGCCGTTCCACGGCAAGGGCACCGACGTCGCGATCGAGGAACTGGTCCTGGCCTACGAGCGCCTCGAGCTGGAGTGA
- a CDS encoding TonB-dependent receptor has translation MVVALLLALAQIASPVSGVVRDGSGAPIVGAAVALRAPSGGEQRTVTDGDGRFSFAAPPAAGATLIVRASGFSDVQQPAQEGSVEIVLQPATVLESVVVTATRTERRLGTIPASVNVVTSEAIQASPAVIADDVLRQVPSFSLFRRQSAIAAQPTTQGVSLRGIGPSGQSRTLVLLDGVPFNDPFGGWVYWTRIPLLSVDQIEMTEDTASSLYGNIAMGGVINVVTNRPTARTLQFQTQYGNRNTPKADLFLADRWRKVGVAVEASAFDTDGFPIVAPRERGPIDNNADVDFTNVNVKLEFDPSDRVHTFVRGGRFEENRTNAKVGEVNGTVWQSGSAGLQAQLGDGSTLQGHVFLDRQRSRFNFLAVTNAATTRNVVRLATDQRVPTNGVGGMVQWTKVIGTTHVISAGTDYRWVDGDSEEDAYVPATPTVIVGVTQEARLNLRRISGGTQRSLGAFVSDIITPTSKLVLTLAARVDRWRNYDGHNLETSVATGQPTSNYTDSLPVVTDTVVSPRVAALYHFTDRVSGWGALNSGFRAPTLTELYRQFQVGALLTRPNAELGPERLVGGEVGLNVAPARNVTARVTWFDNRVKNPVSNVTLTPTLAQKQNLGRTRIWGVQSDVEYRLTPSLRFAAAYLYNQAKVTDGGVANADLVGKFLAQVPVHRGSFQVSYSHPTIATVAASVVFQGRQYNDDQNVRGIPAETLVDAGYDADFGAGLPGFATVDVSASRRLGRTVEVFVGAQNLFDKDYFVQTNPSTLGTPRLVNAGLRVRFSGR, from the coding sequence ATGGTCGTCGCCCTCCTCCTCGCCCTCGCCCAGATCGCCTCGCCCGTCTCAGGCGTCGTCAGGGACGGCAGCGGCGCGCCGATCGTGGGCGCCGCCGTGGCCCTCCGCGCGCCCTCGGGTGGCGAGCAGCGGACGGTAACCGACGGCGACGGCCGGTTCAGCTTCGCGGCGCCGCCGGCGGCCGGCGCGACCCTGATCGTCAGGGCGTCCGGTTTCAGCGACGTCCAGCAGCCGGCGCAGGAGGGCAGCGTCGAGATCGTGCTCCAGCCGGCCACCGTCCTGGAGAGCGTGGTCGTGACCGCCACGCGCACCGAGCGCCGTCTCGGAACCATCCCTGCGAGCGTCAACGTCGTGACGAGCGAGGCGATCCAGGCCTCCCCCGCCGTCATCGCCGACGACGTCCTGCGCCAGGTGCCGAGCTTCTCCCTGTTCCGGCGCCAGAGCGCGATCGCGGCGCAGCCGACCACCCAGGGCGTGTCGCTGCGCGGGATCGGGCCGAGCGGCCAGAGCCGCACGCTGGTCCTGCTGGACGGCGTGCCCTTCAACGACCCGTTCGGCGGCTGGGTCTACTGGACGCGGATTCCTCTCCTGAGCGTGGATCAGATCGAGATGACCGAGGACACGGCGTCGAGCCTCTACGGCAACATCGCCATGGGCGGCGTCATCAACGTCGTGACCAACCGCCCCACGGCGCGGACCCTCCAGTTCCAGACGCAGTACGGCAACCGCAACACGCCGAAGGCGGACCTGTTCCTGGCGGACCGCTGGCGCAAGGTGGGTGTGGCCGTCGAGGCCAGCGCGTTCGACACCGACGGCTTCCCCATCGTCGCGCCGCGAGAGCGCGGTCCGATCGACAACAACGCCGACGTGGACTTCACGAACGTCAACGTCAAGCTGGAGTTCGATCCGTCGGACCGGGTGCACACCTTCGTCCGCGGCGGCCGCTTCGAGGAGAACCGCACGAACGCCAAGGTCGGCGAAGTGAACGGCACCGTGTGGCAGTCCGGCAGTGCGGGCCTGCAGGCGCAGCTCGGCGACGGCAGCACGCTGCAGGGCCACGTGTTCCTGGACCGCCAGCGCTCCCGCTTCAACTTCCTGGCCGTGACCAACGCCGCCACGACCAGGAACGTGGTGCGCCTGGCCACCGACCAGCGCGTCCCCACCAACGGCGTCGGCGGCATGGTGCAGTGGACGAAGGTGATCGGGACCACGCACGTCATCAGCGCCGGGACGGACTATCGCTGGGTGGACGGCGACAGCGAGGAGGACGCCTACGTCCCCGCCACGCCCACCGTGATCGTGGGCGTGACGCAGGAGGCGCGGCTCAACCTGCGGCGCATCTCGGGCGGGACCCAGCGCAGCCTGGGCGCCTTCGTGTCCGACATCATCACGCCCACCTCCAAGCTCGTGCTGACCCTGGCGGCGCGCGTGGACCGGTGGCGCAACTACGACGGCCACAACCTGGAGACGTCGGTGGCCACCGGCCAGCCCACCTCGAACTACACCGATTCGCTCCCCGTCGTGACCGACACGGTCGTGAGTCCCCGCGTCGCGGCCCTGTATCACTTCACCGACCGCGTGAGCGGATGGGGCGCGCTCAATTCCGGTTTCAGGGCGCCGACCCTCACCGAGCTCTACCGGCAGTTCCAGGTCGGCGCGCTCCTCACGCGCCCGAACGCCGAGCTGGGGCCAGAGCGGCTCGTCGGCGGCGAGGTCGGCCTGAACGTGGCGCCGGCCCGCAACGTCACCGCCCGCGTGACCTGGTTCGACAACCGCGTGAAGAACCCGGTGTCGAACGTCACGCTGACGCCGACGCTCGCGCAGAAGCAGAATCTGGGACGCACCCGGATCTGGGGCGTGCAGAGCGACGTCGAGTACCGCCTGACGCCGTCGCTCCGGTTCGCGGCCGCCTACCTCTACAACCAGGCGAAGGTCACCGACGGCGGCGTGGCGAACGCCGACCTCGTGGGCAAGTTCCTGGCGCAGGTGCCCGTGCACCGTGGCTCCTTCCAGGTGTCGTACTCGCACCCGACGATCGCCACGGTGGCCGCGTCGGTCGTCTTCCAGGGACGCCAGTACAACGACGACCAGAACGTGCGCGGGATCCCCGCCGAGACGCTCGTCGACGCCGGCTACGACGCGGACTTCGGCGCGGGCCTGCCGGGCTTCGCCACCGTGGACGTGTCGGCGTCGCGCCGGCTGGGGCGGACCGTCGAGGTCTTCGTCGGCGCCCAGAACCTCTTCGACAAGGACTACTTCGTCCAGACCAACCCGTCCACGCTGGGCACGCCGCGCCTGGTGAACGCCGGGCTGCGCGTCCGCTTCTCGGGGCGCTGA
- a CDS encoding ABC transporter ATP-binding protein yields MRGPEAPVFVARGLTKVYDMGEVQVHALRGVDFDLGRGELVVLLGPSGSGKSTLLNILGGLDVPTSGTVVYGDHDLTAAGEAALTRYRREHVGFVFQFYNLIPSLTARENVALVTEIAEHPMTPADALALVGLSDRLDHFPAQLSGGEQQRVAIARAIAKRPDVLLCDEPTGALDITTGVVVLEAIAHVNRELGTSTVVITHNAAISGMAHRVVRLADGRVVAEERHETTVSPRELSW; encoded by the coding sequence ATGCGCGGCCCGGAAGCCCCGGTGTTCGTCGCGCGCGGGCTCACGAAGGTCTACGACATGGGCGAGGTGCAGGTGCACGCCCTCCGGGGCGTGGACTTCGACCTCGGCCGTGGCGAGCTCGTGGTGCTGCTCGGCCCGTCCGGCAGCGGGAAGTCCACGCTGCTGAACATCCTCGGCGGGCTCGACGTGCCCACGTCGGGCACGGTGGTCTACGGCGACCACGACCTGACGGCCGCGGGTGAGGCCGCCCTCACGCGCTACCGCCGCGAGCACGTCGGCTTCGTCTTCCAGTTCTACAACCTGATTCCGAGCCTGACCGCGCGCGAGAACGTCGCGCTCGTCACCGAGATCGCCGAGCACCCGATGACGCCGGCCGACGCGCTGGCCCTGGTCGGCCTCTCCGACCGGCTCGATCACTTCCCCGCCCAGCTCTCGGGCGGCGAGCAGCAGCGGGTGGCCATCGCGCGCGCCATCGCCAAGCGGCCGGACGTGCTCCTCTGCGACGAACCGACCGGCGCGCTGGACATCACGACGGGCGTCGTGGTCCTCGAGGCCATCGCGCACGTGAACCGGGAACTGGGCACGTCCACCGTCGTCATCACGCACAACGCCGCCATCTCCGGCATGGCCCACCGGGTGGTGCGGCTCGCCGACGGGCGGGTCGTGGCCGAGGAGCGGCACGAGACCACCGTGTCGCCACGGGAGCTGTCGTGGTGA
- a CDS encoding ABC transporter permease: MTDRLRLSALDRKLLRDLRAMTGQALATAAVVAAGVTMFVTYLSNFDSLESTLSSYYERQRFADVFGGAERVPQRVAARIADIPGVVTVDTRVVVDVTLDVPGLEEPASGRLISIPPGGASPLNAVVLRRGTWPGPSRPDDVVVNEAFAEAHRFQPGDRVAAIINGRRRALTIVGIGLSPEYVYSIRPGELFPDNRRFGVFWMQRRALAAAFDMEGGFNDVALRIARGAQEDEVVAALDRLLEPYGGRGAYPRALQISNWTLANELAQLRTFGVLTPVIFLSVAAFVLHIALTRALALQRAQIAALKALGYSNGALAWHYIKWALVIAAGGALAGIAGGAWLGSRMAGMYNEFFRFPSLDYRLTPSVAIGSLLGSLAVGAAGAQAAVRRAVAIPPAEAMRPEAPTRYRKSLVERWRLVGRLPQAGRMVVRQIERQPVRALLSVTGMALAGAILLVGLAFIDVMDVLIEQQFVKAMRQDVTVSFVRPLSAEAVHLARHLPGVLDVEAMRQAPARLRAGPRHRTLAIAGLTPAPELNRVVERSGQVVTLPASGLVLSKMLGEVLGVGPGDTVGVEFLEGRREHVEVAVAALVDDSVGLQAYMDASALHRLLHEGPSVSAVALRVDARAMDDLNATLKGLPAVAGVSVREAALGSFQDTMAEQVDLIVFFNVLFAGIIAFGVVYNAARVSLSERSRELASLRVLGFTREEVALVLVGELTVVTLLSLPVGALIGYGMGRFIMSGFNNEVYRLSFTVTPQSVAWSWLTVLVAAAISALAVRRQLDRLDMVAALKSRE; encoded by the coding sequence GTGACCGATCGCCTGCGCCTCTCCGCCCTCGACAGGAAGCTGCTGCGCGACCTGCGCGCCATGACGGGCCAGGCACTGGCGACCGCGGCCGTCGTCGCCGCCGGCGTCACGATGTTCGTCACCTACCTGTCGAACTTCGACTCGCTGGAGTCGACGCTCTCCAGCTACTACGAGCGCCAGCGCTTCGCCGACGTCTTCGGCGGCGCCGAGCGGGTTCCCCAGCGCGTGGCCGCGCGCATCGCCGACATCCCCGGCGTGGTGACCGTGGACACGCGGGTCGTCGTGGACGTGACGCTCGACGTGCCCGGCCTCGAGGAGCCCGCCAGCGGCCGGCTCATCTCGATCCCGCCCGGCGGCGCGTCGCCCTTGAACGCCGTGGTCCTGCGGCGCGGGACGTGGCCGGGGCCCTCCCGCCCCGACGACGTCGTCGTCAACGAGGCCTTCGCCGAGGCCCACCGCTTTCAGCCCGGCGACCGCGTGGCCGCCATCATCAACGGGCGGCGGCGGGCCCTGACCATCGTGGGCATCGGCCTCTCGCCCGAGTACGTCTACAGCATCCGCCCGGGCGAGCTCTTTCCGGACAACCGGCGCTTCGGGGTCTTCTGGATGCAGCGGCGGGCGCTGGCCGCGGCGTTCGACATGGAGGGCGGCTTCAACGACGTCGCGCTGCGGATCGCGCGCGGCGCCCAGGAGGACGAGGTCGTCGCGGCGCTCGATCGGCTGCTCGAGCCCTACGGCGGCCGCGGCGCCTATCCGCGGGCGCTCCAGATCTCGAACTGGACGCTCGCCAACGAGTTGGCGCAGCTGCGGACCTTCGGCGTCCTCACGCCCGTCATTTTCCTGAGCGTCGCCGCCTTCGTCCTGCACATCGCGCTCACGCGGGCGCTCGCGCTGCAGCGCGCGCAGATCGCGGCCCTGAAGGCCCTCGGCTACTCGAACGGCGCGCTCGCGTGGCACTACATCAAGTGGGCGCTCGTCATCGCGGCGGGCGGGGCGCTCGCCGGCATCGCCGGCGGCGCCTGGCTCGGCTCGCGCATGGCCGGGATGTACAACGAGTTCTTCCGCTTTCCCTCGCTGGATTACCGGCTGACGCCATCGGTGGCCATCGGATCGCTCCTCGGCAGCCTGGCCGTGGGTGCCGCCGGCGCGCAGGCCGCCGTCCGTCGCGCCGTCGCCATCCCGCCGGCGGAGGCCATGCGGCCCGAGGCCCCCACCCGCTACCGCAAGAGCCTCGTCGAGCGCTGGCGCCTGGTCGGCCGGCTGCCGCAGGCCGGCCGCATGGTGGTGCGGCAGATCGAGCGCCAGCCGGTGCGGGCCCTCCTCTCGGTCACGGGCATGGCGCTGGCCGGCGCGATCCTCCTCGTGGGCCTGGCGTTCATCGACGTGATGGACGTGCTCATCGAGCAGCAGTTCGTCAAGGCGATGCGCCAGGACGTCACGGTCTCCTTCGTCCGGCCGCTCTCGGCCGAGGCCGTGCACCTCGCGCGGCATCTCCCCGGCGTCCTCGACGTCGAGGCGATGCGCCAGGCGCCGGCCCGGCTGCGCGCGGGGCCGCGGCACCGGACGCTGGCCATCGCCGGGCTCACCCCGGCGCCGGAGCTGAACCGCGTGGTGGAGCGCTCGGGCCAGGTCGTGACGCTGCCGGCGAGCGGCCTGGTCCTGTCGAAGATGCTCGGCGAGGTGTTGGGCGTTGGCCCGGGTGACACGGTGGGCGTGGAGTTCCTCGAAGGCCGGCGGGAGCACGTGGAGGTGGCCGTCGCCGCGCTGGTGGACGACAGCGTGGGGCTCCAGGCCTACATGGACGCGTCGGCGCTGCACCGGCTCCTCCACGAGGGCCCGAGCGTGTCGGCGGTGGCCCTGCGCGTGGACGCGCGCGCGATGGACGACCTGAACGCCACGCTGAAGGGCCTGCCCGCCGTGGCCGGCGTCTCGGTGCGCGAGGCGGCGCTCGGCAGCTTCCAGGACACGATGGCCGAGCAGGTCGACCTCATCGTGTTCTTCAACGTGCTCTTCGCCGGCATCATCGCCTTCGGCGTGGTCTACAACGCGGCCCGGGTGTCGCTCTCCGAGCGGAGCCGGGAGCTGGCCAGCCTGCGCGTGCTGGGGTTCACGCGCGAGGAAGTGGCGCTGGTGCTCGTCGGCGAACTGACCGTCGTGACGCTGCTGTCCCTGCCGGTCGGCGCCCTCATCGGCTACGGTATGGGACGCTTCATCATGTCGGGCTTCAACAACGAGGTGTACCGGCTGTCGTTCACGGTCACGCCGCAGAGCGTCGCGTGGTCGTGGCTCACGGTGCTGGTGGCGGCCGCGATCTCGGCGCTGGCCGTGCGGCGCCAGCTGGACCGCCTGGACATGGTGGCGGCGCTCAAGTCGCGGGAGTAG